The Deinococcus multiflagellatus genome includes the window AGCAGCCCAAACAATTCCATGAGGTCGCGGGACGTGTTCACGAAGCACTGGCGGCCATCAGCGGCCACGTAGCCGTCACTGTCGAGCAGGCCGTCCTTGAGCCCCTGGAGGTAGCCGGGATGTGCGGCGCGGTACGCCTGCGGCAGGGTTTTCTGGTCCCGCTTGCCAAACTGCGCCAGCAACCGGGCCCAGGGCAGCGAATACAGATAGATACGGATGATATTGCCGTCAGGCTTGCGCACAGGAGTCAGCCCCGTCACCCGCTGCACGGTCTCGATGAGCTTGTCGGCAATGTGGCCTTCCTCGCTGGAAAAGTACCAGTCCACCCGACCGATCTCGGACCCTGTGCGCGTCTCGCTGCCGTTGTGGTTCAGGAAGGCGTGACCGTCACCCAGGAAGGTCCCAAAGAGGTAGCCCAGGTCGTAACCCGCGCTCAGCTCGGTCTGGGCCCGCGCGGCCAGTTGGGCCTGGCGCACCGCGAAGTCACCCAGATGAATCTGGAAGGTCTCGGGCCATTCAAAGTGCAGGGTCCGGGGCATCAGGAACACGTCGCCCTGGGCCTCACCAACCGCCTTCCAGCGAATCTTGCTGTCGCCGGAGCGCGTGGGCTTGTTGAGCACCCCTGCGTAGCCCCGCGACGACAGGGTGGCGGCCCCCACGGTGCTCAGGTCACCGACCCAGAACTGGTGGTCAGGCGTCACCACCGTTTCGCGCGGTGAATGAACGTGCCGCACCGCCATGACCTCACGGATACCCGTACACCACGCATTGACCACCGTCACGGGGCGACCATGCATGTTCAGCACCCGGTCACCAATCTGCACGTCTTCAATGTTCTTGTATACCCCGCTCGCCATCAGCACGCGGGTGCCTGCCGCGAAACAACCTGGGCCGATGCCCACCTTCACCGCGTCTGCGCCGGCCAGAATCAGATCGCGCGCCCCGGCCCGCGTGGCCACGTTCCCGGCGATCACGTCCACATCAAAGGCCTCTTTCACCCGGCCCAGGGCATTCAGAATCCCCTGGCTGTGGCCGTGGGCGCTGTCCAGCACCAGCACGTCCACGCCAGCCTGCACCAGCGCGCCCGCGCGGTCCAGCAGGTCGGCGCCCACGCCAATGGCGGCGGCCACCCGCAGGCGGCCCAGGGCGTCCTTGGCGGCGCGGGGGTACTTCACCCGCTTGGTGAGGTCCTTAATCGTGATCAGGCCGCGCAACTGCTCGCCCTCCACCACCAGCAGCTTTTCAATGCGGTGGCGCTTGAAGATCTCCTGCGCCTCTTCCAGCGTGGTGCCCACCGGCACGGTGACCAGCCCCTCGCTGGTCATGACCTCGCTGACGGGCGTGGCGAGGTTGTCCACAAAACGCATGTCGCGGTTGGTGATGATGCCCAGCAGGCGGCCATCCGGCGCGGTGATCGGCACGCCGCTGATGCGGTACTCACCCATCAGGCGGTCGGCCTCGCCCACGGTGGCGTGGGGGGGCAGGGTGATGGGGTCCACGATCATGCCGCTCTCGGACCGTTTGACCTTGCGCACCATCTCGGCCTGCGCGTCAATGGGCATGTTCTTGTGCAGCACGCCAATGCCGCCCTCGCGCGCCAGGGCCACGGCCATGTTCGTCTCGGTGACGGTGTCCATCGCCGCCGATACGAAGGGAATATTCAGGCGCACCCGGCGGGTCAGCTGCGTTTCAATGTTGACCTCGTGGGGCAGCACCTGCGAGTGGCGGGGCTGCAGCAGCACGTCGTCAAAGGTGATGCCCTCCTGGCCGAATTTGTAGGCGTAGCGGTCCGTGGTGGAGCGGGGCTCTGGGGTGCCGGGCGCGGTGGGATCAGGCGTGGCAGGCGCACTCATGGCTGCGAGTGTACGCCCTGGGGCGGCCGGGTGCGCCCCCGGTGTCCAGCTTGCGCGTGCCCGGGAGGCCGTGCTACAGTCCCTTTCGCCTTTGTGGGGTCGTAGCTCAGCTGGGAGAGCGCGTCGTTCGCAATGACGAGGTCAGGGGTTCGATCCCCCTCGACTCCACCAGCATCACAAACCCCCGCCCGTGTATCGGTGCGGGGGCTTTTTTGTGGGTCGTTCAGCGGCTAGGCGCGGTCCCGTACTCCGTCTGGCGGCCCAGCGGCAGCAGCTGGGGCAGGTTCAGCGGAAAGCGGGCCTGCTGCCCCGCCACGCTGAGAACCACGGCGGCGGGCGCGCGTTCCAGGGTGGCCTCAGCGCCGGGCAGGTCGCTCAGGGCGGCCAGCGGCACATAGGCTTCACGGCCAAAAAAGCGCACAGTGACCGGCACGCGCTCCGCGCCCACCCGCAGGGTGGCGGTGCGGGCGGTCACATTCAGCACCGGCAGGCGCAGCGCAGCGGCCGTTTCGGTCAGGGGCAGCAGCACCTGCCCGGCTTCGGTGCGGGCCTTGCGGGCGGCGGCCTGGGCCTGCTGCGCGGGGGTCAGGACCGGCGCCGGGGCAGGGGTGGTGGGCCGGGGGGCCGAGGTCGTGGGCTGCGGCGCCGGGGCGGTGCCGGGCTGCGGCGCAGGCTGAGTGGGGTTGGGCCGCACCGGGGCAGGCGGCTGCGCGGGCTGGGCGGGCGCCGTGGGCGCGCCGGGTTTCAGGGCGGCCAGCACGGCGGTGGCGGCGGCGCGCCGGGCCTGGGTCTGGGCCTGCAGCTCGGCGGCGCTGGACACGCGGCCCCAGGCGGCGGGCGTGGCGTGGAACGTGGGCCAGGGGGCCACCGCCAGCGGGCGCTGCTTCTGAATGATGTTCAGGCCGCCGCCCTCGGTGGTGAAGTACAGGTTGCCCTGGTCACTCACGCTCAGGCCGGTGTCAATCTTCTTGCCGGTCTTGATCTGCCACAGCGCCTGCCCGGCCTTGCCAATGGCGTGCACGGTGCCGCTGAGGTCCGGCACAATCACCGTCCCGTCGCTGAGTTCCACTGCCGAGGCCGCAATGCCGGCTCCCGCCTTGTAGGTCCATTCGGGCTCGCCGCCGGGGTTGATGGCGTACACGCTGCCGTCGTAACTGCCCACGACCACCACGCCGCCGCTGGTCACGATGGGGCTGGCATTCACGAACAGGCCGGTCTGCGCGCGCCACTTCAACTCGCCGGCCGGGGTCAGGGCGTAGATGCGGCGGTCACTGGACCCGAAGTAAATGCTGCCGTCCGGTCCAATGGCGGGCGAGCTGAACACCAGCGAGCCGGCGGCGTAGGTCCATTTCAGCTGCCCGGCCGGGGTCAGGGCGTGCATGCGGTTGTTCTGCGCGCCGAAATAGATGGTGCCGTCGGCAGCAATGGCGGGCGAACTGAACACGGGCGCGCCCACCTTGTAGGTCCACAGGGTCTGGCCCGCGCCGCTCAGGGCGTAGACCGTGCCGCCCGCCGTGGCGACCACCACGCTGCCGTCGGCACGCAGCGCGGGCGTGGCGTAGATGTCGCCGTCCAGCTTGACCTTCCACAGCAGCTTGCCAGCCGCGTCCAGGGCGTACACCGTGTCGTCGTAGGAGGCGGCGATGGCGGTGCCCTGCGGCGTGACCACCGGGTAGGCGCGGCCAATATCGCCCACCACGAAGGACCACTTCACGCTGCCGGTGGCGTCGGTGCGGTGAATGCGGGCGTCGGACCCCAGGAAGGTGAGGTCGCCGTTCGGGCTGACCGTGACCCCGGAAATCACGCGCAATTCCTTGAACACGTCGATCTTGGGCGCGGTAAACGTGGGGGTACTCTGGGCGGCGGCCCCACTGCCAACCACCAGTGTGACCAGGGAAAGAAAGGGCAAAACGTGGCTGTTCCTCATCTAAACGTGCACTCCTTTACAGAGCCTTTACGGACAGGCAATGGCGTGGAACGGCATATGGACGCTGCCCAGGGTACGGCCTAAGATGCGAACTGTTATGAAGAAGATTCTCATGCTGACCGCGTTCGCCCTGGCGGGCCTGGCCGCCGCCCAGGACACCACGACGACCGATACGGCGCCGGCCACCACCGACACCATGGAAATGACCGGC containing:
- a CDS encoding outer membrane protein assembly factor BamB family protein, whose product is MPFLSLVTLVVGSGAAAQSTPTFTAPKIDVFKELRVISGVTVSPNGDLTFLGSDARIHRTDATGSVKWSFVVGDIGRAYPVVTPQGTAIAASYDDTVYALDAAGKLLWKVKLDGDIYATPALRADGSVVVATAGGTVYALSGAGQTLWTYKVGAPVFSSPAIAADGTIYFGAQNNRMHALTPAGQLKWTYAAGSLVFSSPAIGPDGSIYFGSSDRRIYALTPAGELKWRAQTGLFVNASPIVTSGGVVVVGSYDGSVYAINPGGEPEWTYKAGAGIAASAVELSDGTVIVPDLSGTVHAIGKAGQALWQIKTGKKIDTGLSVSDQGNLYFTTEGGGLNIIQKQRPLAVAPWPTFHATPAAWGRVSSAAELQAQTQARRAAATAVLAALKPGAPTAPAQPAQPPAPVRPNPTQPAPQPGTAPAPQPTTSAPRPTTPAPAPVLTPAQQAQAAARKARTEAGQVLLPLTETAAALRLPVLNVTARTATLRVGAERVPVTVRFFGREAYVPLAALSDLPGAEATLERAPAAVVLSVAGQQARFPLNLPQLLPLGRQTEYGTAPSR
- a CDS encoding IMP dehydrogenase: MSAPATPDPTAPGTPEPRSTTDRYAYKFGQEGITFDDVLLQPRHSQVLPHEVNIETQLTRRVRLNIPFVSAAMDTVTETNMAVALAREGGIGVLHKNMPIDAQAEMVRKVKRSESGMIVDPITLPPHATVGEADRLMGEYRISGVPITAPDGRLLGIITNRDMRFVDNLATPVSEVMTSEGLVTVPVGTTLEEAQEIFKRHRIEKLLVVEGEQLRGLITIKDLTKRVKYPRAAKDALGRLRVAAAIGVGADLLDRAGALVQAGVDVLVLDSAHGHSQGILNALGRVKEAFDVDVIAGNVATRAGARDLILAGADAVKVGIGPGCFAAGTRVLMASGVYKNIEDVQIGDRVLNMHGRPVTVVNAWCTGIREVMAVRHVHSPRETVVTPDHQFWVGDLSTVGAATLSSRGYAGVLNKPTRSGDSKIRWKAVGEAQGDVFLMPRTLHFEWPETFQIHLGDFAVRQAQLAARAQTELSAGYDLGYLFGTFLGDGHAFLNHNGSETRTGSEIGRVDWYFSSEEGHIADKLIETVQRVTGLTPVRKPDGNIIRIYLYSLPWARLLAQFGKRDQKTLPQAYRAAHPGYLQGLKDGLLDSDGYVAADGRQCFVNTSRDLMELFGLLCHLTEGSLPNMQVEPGNVGGLQGVKGQLLDSYRARLNVSHAARQLPDYSVVKPLSRRGLHLSLPVYDIEVDCPTHSFIADNAVVHNSICTTRVVTGVGVPQITAIFEASAAALEAGIPVIADGGIKQTGDVPKAIAAGASVVMMGSMLAGTDESPGETILRDGRRYKSYRGMGSLGAMDQGSADRYFQSGSRKFVPEGIEGIVAYKGTAGEVLYQFVGGLRSSMGYCGAPDLQTLRETAQFVRITGASLVESHPHGVTITKEAPNYGGR